A single region of the Anabaena sphaerica FACHB-251 genome encodes:
- the psaI gene encoding photosystem I reaction center subunit VIII, with amino-acid sequence MSGSFLPSILAYSSFLPSIFVPLTGLVLPAVVFAFLFLYIEREDIA; translated from the coding sequence ATGTCAGGTTCATTTTTGCCCTCTATTTTGGCCTATTCTTCATTTTTGCCTTCTATCTTCGTTCCTTTGACTGGTCTAGTTTTGCCAGCAGTAGTTTTCGCGTTTTTATTCTTATATATTGAACGCGAAGATATTGCCTAA
- a CDS encoding chaperone modulator CbpM: protein MTELSLSQVVVSQEGEQLYSFEYAAMATNTSTALVEGCVTLGLIEPIGVMLKKRDIARIAQIQRLRQDLGLNLVGAAMLLDMAEEIAQLRAQIRAYQSIQES from the coding sequence ATGACTGAGTTGAGTCTTTCCCAAGTAGTAGTTTCACAAGAAGGTGAACAGCTTTATTCTTTTGAATATGCGGCAATGGCAACAAACACATCAACCGCTTTAGTAGAAGGCTGTGTCACGCTGGGATTAATTGAACCTATTGGGGTGATGCTAAAAAAGCGAGATATTGCTCGTATTGCTCAAATTCAACGTCTACGTCAAGATTTAGGTCTAAATTTGGTAGGAGCAGCAATGCTTTTAGATATGGCTGAAGAAATTGCTCAGTTACGCGCTCAAATTCGTGCGTATCAGTCAATACAGGAAAGTTAA
- a CDS encoding DnaJ C-terminal domain-containing protein, protein MPPATDFKDYYAVLGVNKNATPEEIKRAYRKLARKYHPDLNPGDQQAEARFKEINEAHEVLSDSEKRQKYDQFGQYWNQVNQGSAPPRGAGVGVEGFDFDQYSDFDSFINDLLGRVDGGRTRGRTYTYRTPTGRPSGFSRGFEHFHFGGEYAPQTSAADTEAAIALTFSEAYHGTQKRLQLDHEIINVRIPPGAKPGSRIRIRGKGRPSAFSPQRGDLYLTVEILPHPFFRFEDDNIACDVPIRPDEAVLGAEIKVPTPDGSVTLKVPPGVRSGQSLRLRGQGWRQSEGARTDLIVKLQIVPPKDLDPIEREAYAKIQAHTSFNPRTQLQEVGL, encoded by the coding sequence ATGCCACCGGCTACAGATTTTAAAGACTATTACGCTGTTCTGGGTGTGAATAAAAATGCCACACCAGAAGAAATCAAACGAGCATACCGCAAACTTGCCCGCAAATACCACCCTGATTTAAACCCCGGAGATCAGCAAGCGGAGGCGCGTTTTAAAGAAATTAACGAAGCCCATGAGGTACTATCTGACTCTGAGAAACGACAAAAGTATGACCAATTTGGGCAATACTGGAATCAGGTAAATCAAGGATCAGCACCACCTAGAGGTGCAGGTGTGGGAGTTGAAGGTTTTGATTTTGACCAATACAGCGATTTTGATTCATTTATCAATGACTTATTAGGTCGTGTTGATGGGGGTAGAACCAGAGGCAGAACTTACACCTATCGCACTCCTACAGGGCGACCAAGCGGTTTTAGCAGAGGATTTGAACATTTTCATTTTGGGGGTGAATATGCTCCTCAGACTTCTGCGGCTGATACAGAAGCGGCTATAGCTCTGACGTTTTCCGAAGCCTATCACGGTACACAAAAACGGCTACAACTCGATCATGAAATTATTAATGTGAGAATTCCACCAGGAGCTAAACCAGGTAGTAGAATTCGCATTCGGGGTAAAGGTCGTCCTAGTGCGTTTTCTCCACAACGGGGAGATTTATACCTAACAGTGGAAATTCTGCCCCATCCTTTCTTTAGATTTGAAGACGATAATATTGCTTGTGACGTACCTATTCGCCCTGATGAAGCAGTATTAGGCGCTGAAATCAAAGTACCCACACCCGATGGCAGCGTTACCCTAAAAGTACCGCCCGGAGTTCGTTCGGGGCAATCATTGAGGTTAAGAGGTCAAGGTTGGAGACAGTCCGAAGGGGCAAGAACTGACTTAATAGTTAAGTTGCAAATTGTGCCTCCCAAAGATTTAGACCCTATTGAACGGGAAGCTTATGCAAAAATTCAAGCACACACCAGCTTTAACCCCCGCACACAATTGCAGGAGGTGGGATTATGA
- a CDS encoding erythromycin esterase family protein codes for MRDATIINLVDAVRESAYPLTGVAAEYDPLMNLIGNARLVLIGEASHGTHEFYEQRAEITKRLIQEKGFNAVAIEADWPDAYRVNRYVRGGSNDPTPAEALGDFLGFPTWMWRNTDVLNFVNWLREYNDALPENAAKVGFYGLDLYSMYASIEAVIDYLEQVDPDAAQRARFRYSCLEHFGEDAQTYGYATSFGITPTCEEEVLNQLTDLQSQTAEYIQQDGRMKIDESFYAEQNARLVKNAEAYYRSLFEGRVESWNIRDRHMVETLNRLVAHLDQQGTPTKVVVWEHNSHLGDASATDMGSLGEVNVGQLVREGYGNDAVLIGFTTYTGTVVAASNWGETAQLKQVRSALPGSYEALFHQTGLPRFLLLLRDGNPVITGLKEPHLERAIGVIYLPETERISHYFYARLPDQFDAVIHIDDTKGVQPLDRNTESEMDEPPETFPFAL; via the coding sequence GCGTGAATCTGCATATCCACTAACAGGTGTAGCCGCAGAATACGACCCATTAATGAATTTAATCGGTAATGCTCGTTTGGTTTTGATTGGTGAAGCTTCCCACGGGACACATGAATTTTATGAACAAAGAGCAGAAATTACCAAACGGCTAATTCAAGAAAAGGGTTTTAATGCTGTAGCTATTGAAGCTGACTGGCCAGATGCTTACCGTGTGAATCGTTATGTGCGAGGTGGAAGTAATGATCCCACACCAGCAGAAGCACTAGGTGATTTTCTAGGTTTCCCGACTTGGATGTGGCGAAATACAGACGTTTTAAACTTTGTCAATTGGTTACGAGAATATAACGACGCTTTACCAGAAAATGCTGCCAAAGTTGGCTTTTATGGACTTGACCTTTACAGTATGTATGCTTCTATAGAAGCAGTTATTGACTACTTAGAACAAGTTGACCCAGATGCGGCTCAACGTGCGCGTTTTCGCTATTCGTGTCTTGAGCATTTTGGTGAAGATGCCCAAACCTATGGTTATGCTACCAGTTTTGGTATCACTCCAACCTGTGAAGAAGAGGTACTGAATCAATTAACAGACTTACAAAGTCAAACTGCTGAATATATTCAACAAGATGGTCGGATGAAAATAGATGAATCCTTTTATGCTGAACAAAATGCTCGATTGGTCAAGAATGCAGAGGCTTATTACCGCTCGCTGTTTGAAGGAAGGGTTGAGTCGTGGAATATTCGCGATCGCCACATGGTAGAAACTCTAAACCGATTAGTTGCACATCTCGATCAACAGGGGACACCAACTAAAGTCGTAGTTTGGGAACATAACTCCCATTTAGGAGATGCAAGTGCTACAGATATGGGGTCATTGGGTGAGGTGAATGTTGGTCAACTAGTACGAGAAGGTTATGGTAATGATGCTGTTTTGATTGGTTTTACCACCTATACAGGTACAGTTGTTGCTGCTTCTAATTGGGGGGAAACTGCCCAACTTAAACAAGTTCGTTCGGCCTTACCAGGAAGTTATGAAGCCTTATTCCATCAAACAGGATTACCCCGGTTTTTACTTCTGCTACGAGATGGAAATCCGGTAATTACAGGTTTAAAAGAACCTCATTTAGAAAGAGCCATTGGTGTAATTTATCTACCAGAAACTGAACGCATTAGTCACTATTTTTATGCTCGTTTGCCTGACCAATTTGATGCAGTTATTCATATAGATGATACCAAGGGAGTGCAACCTTTAGACCGTAATACTGAATCGGAGATGGATGAACCACCAGAGACTTTCCCCTTTGCACTCTAA